In a genomic window of Anoxybacter fermentans:
- a CDS encoding DEAD/DEAH box helicase yields the protein MNLVQILETLKSSEEFYANVTAWRTIPAREAKYADFPESLDKRLREVLIKRGIKQLYSHQASAFEAVENGESIVVVTPTASGKTLCYNLPVLNEILKNPEVRALYLFPTKALSQDQLKELHELITLLGEDIKTYTYDGDTPQTARKVIRSAGHIVVTNPDMLHTGILPHHTKWVKLFENLKFVIIDEVHHYRGVFGSHVANVMRRLKRICKFYGSNPQFICASATIANPEELASKLIGTDVKLIDNNGAPSGTKEFIFYNPPVVNRELGIRRSNILEVKKIATHFLKNKIQTIVFTRSRLKTEILVSYLKKLCKDTGQNLNSIRGYRGGYLPKERRQIEAGLRSGEVLGVVSTNALELGIDIGQLEVCIMAGYPGSVASTWQQAGRAGRRSGTSAAILVASSSPLDQYVITHPEYFFSHPTEHGLINPNNLVILLSHIKCAAFELPFVDGEVFGVETTQEILEYLAEEKILRHVGGRWYWMSDSYPADDISLRSASPDNFVIIDITEPDHKVIGEMDRFSVPTMLHKDAIYIHESQQYHVDRLDWDEQKAYVRAVDVDYYTDANLAVDIKVLDEFEKEKVCGGNKSHGEVLVTAKATMFKKIKFYTHENVGYGDIHLPEQQMHTTAYWMCINPALAASFSKEELQSGLLGLSNLLVNVAPIYLMCDPRDIKVVAQIRSPFTNAPTLYLYDNYPGGVGFSEKLYAVHKKLLETAYELVNNCECEQGCPSCVGPVNEVGEHGKINTLKLLKGVYVSGSESQT from the coding sequence ATGAATCTGGTGCAGATTTTAGAAACCCTGAAAAGTTCAGAAGAATTTTATGCAAATGTAACAGCCTGGAGGACTATTCCGGCCCGTGAGGCTAAATATGCTGATTTTCCTGAATCACTTGATAAAAGGCTTAGAGAGGTTCTAATAAAACGGGGAATTAAACAGCTTTATTCTCATCAGGCCAGTGCCTTTGAAGCAGTAGAAAACGGGGAAAGTATTGTAGTAGTAACTCCTACTGCTTCCGGTAAAACTCTCTGTTATAATCTTCCTGTTTTAAATGAGATTTTAAAGAATCCGGAAGTACGGGCACTGTATTTATTTCCTACAAAAGCCCTGTCTCAGGATCAGTTAAAAGAACTCCATGAATTGATTACCTTATTGGGTGAAGATATTAAGACCTACACTTATGATGGAGATACACCCCAAACTGCACGAAAAGTGATTCGTTCTGCTGGGCATATTGTTGTTACCAATCCCGATATGCTCCATACTGGGATTTTACCCCATCATACCAAGTGGGTTAAGTTGTTTGAAAATCTTAAGTTTGTAATCATAGATGAAGTTCATCATTACCGCGGTGTTTTTGGAAGTCATGTGGCCAATGTTATGCGTCGTTTAAAGCGCATCTGCAAATTTTACGGTTCTAATCCCCAGTTTATCTGTGCTTCTGCTACTATTGCCAATCCTGAGGAATTGGCAAGTAAGCTTATCGGTACAGATGTAAAATTAATTGATAATAATGGAGCTCCTTCTGGAACTAAAGAATTTATCTTTTACAATCCTCCGGTGGTTAATAGAGAATTAGGGATCAGACGAAGCAATATCCTGGAAGTTAAAAAGATAGCTACTCATTTTTTGAAAAATAAAATTCAGACTATTGTTTTTACCCGAAGTAGGTTGAAGACAGAAATTCTGGTTAGTTATTTGAAGAAACTTTGCAAGGATACAGGACAAAATCTTAATTCTATCCGGGGCTATCGTGGTGGATATCTTCCCAAAGAAAGGCGCCAGATTGAAGCAGGTTTACGTAGTGGTGAAGTGTTAGGAGTGGTCAGTACCAACGCACTGGAGTTGGGGATTGATATTGGTCAGTTGGAGGTCTGTATTATGGCTGGTTATCCAGGTTCTGTTGCCAGTACCTGGCAGCAGGCCGGACGCGCTGGAAGGCGTTCGGGTACATCAGCAGCTATTCTTGTTGCAAGCAGTAGTCCTCTGGATCAATATGTAATTACCCATCCAGAGTATTTCTTTTCCCACCCTACAGAACACGGTTTAATCAACCCCAATAACCTGGTTATTTTATTGAGTCATATCAAATGTGCTGCATTTGAGCTGCCCTTTGTAGATGGAGAAGTTTTTGGTGTGGAGACAACCCAGGAGATTTTAGAATATCTAGCAGAGGAGAAGATTTTGCGTCATGTTGGGGGCCGCTGGTATTGGATGAGTGATAGTTACCCGGCAGATGATATTAGTTTGAGGAGTGCATCACCTGATAATTTTGTCATTATTGATATTACAGAACCTGACCATAAAGTCATTGGTGAAATGGATAGGTTTAGTGTGCCTACCATGCTCCATAAAGATGCCATTTATATCCATGAAAGTCAACAATATCATGTGGATCGACTGGATTGGGATGAACAGAAGGCTTATGTAAGGGCAGTTGATGTGGATTATTATACTGATGCCAATTTGGCGGTGGATATTAAAGTTTTAGATGAATTTGAGAAAGAGAAAGTTTGTGGTGGCAATAAATCCCACGGGGAAGTTTTGGTCACTGCCAAAGCGACCATGTTTAAAAAAATCAAATTCTATACCCATGAGAATGTGGGTTATGGTGATATTCATCTGCCGGAACAACAAATGCATACCACAGCTTACTGGATGTGCATTAATCCGGCTTTAGCTGCCAGCTTTAGCAAAGAAGAATTACAGAGCGGGCTTTTGGGTCTTTCAAACCTGCTTGTAAATGTGGCACCAATTTACCTTATGTGTGACCCTCGAGATATTAAAGTGGTGGCTCAGATAAGATCCCCCTTTACCAATGCTCCGACCCTTTATCTTTATGATAACTATCCGGGAGGAGTTGGATTTAGTGAAAAGTTATATGCAGTTCATAAGAAATTACTGGAAACTGCTTATGAACTGGTAAATAATTGTGAATGTGAACAGGGCTGTCCTTCTTGTGTAGGGCCAGTTAATGAAGTAGGGGAGCATGGAAAGATCAATACCCTGAAACTTTTGAAGGGGGTTTATGTAAGTGGATCTGAAAGCCAAACTTAG
- a CDS encoding selenium metabolism-associated LysR family transcriptional regulator produces MKISRLYTFVRLAELKSFSLVAEELQLTQPAVSIQIKALEEYFDVRLVKRTSDGVILTPEGEILYRDTKEMLQIWDNLKQKINRLQNLVKGELNIGASTIPGEYLLPELIVGFCQEYPLVELKMEVKDSRSVLQDLLKKKYDLGIVGIKPEEKDIKAIPIASDELVLIVPKDHPFARKGIVIRQEIIKERFILREEGSGTRKAMKEGLAKLGVNIADLQIAAQLGSTEAVIAAVESGLGVSIVSSLAALRAEKLQRLKVIQVKGFQIQRQFYLAYLSELEDKIQVQKFIEYIQNKK; encoded by the coding sequence ATGAAAATTTCCCGATTATATACTTTTGTTAGACTGGCGGAATTGAAGAGTTTTTCACTGGTGGCAGAAGAACTACAATTGACACAACCTGCGGTCAGTATTCAGATCAAAGCATTAGAGGAATATTTTGATGTTCGGTTAGTTAAGCGGACTTCCGATGGAGTTATTCTAACTCCAGAAGGGGAGATTCTTTATAGAGATACAAAAGAGATGTTACAGATCTGGGATAATCTTAAGCAAAAAATCAATAGACTTCAGAATCTGGTTAAAGGTGAGCTTAATATTGGTGCCAGTACTATTCCAGGTGAATATTTACTCCCTGAACTGATTGTTGGATTTTGTCAGGAATATCCTTTAGTAGAGCTGAAAATGGAAGTTAAAGATTCCAGATCTGTTCTTCAGGATTTGTTGAAAAAAAAGTACGATCTGGGGATTGTGGGTATAAAACCGGAAGAAAAAGATATTAAAGCAATCCCTATTGCATCTGATGAATTGGTGTTAATTGTTCCAAAAGACCATCCATTTGCCAGGAAAGGTATTGTAATAAGGCAGGAGATAATTAAAGAACGGTTTATTTTAAGAGAGGAAGGTTCTGGAACCCGGAAAGCAATGAAAGAAGGGCTGGCTAAGTTGGGGGTAAATATAGCTGATTTGCAGATTGCTGCCCAGTTAGGAAGTACAGAAGCTGTGATTGCAGCAGTGGAATCGGGACTTGGAGTCTCTATTGTTTCAAGTCTGGCAGCTTTGAGGGCTGAGAAGTTACAGCGCCTTAAAGTGATTCAGGTTAAGGGTTTTCAGATACAGCGTCAGTTTTATCTTGCCTATCTCTCTGAATTGGAGGATAAAATTCAGGTTCAGAAGTTTATCGAATATATTCAAAATAAAAAATAG
- a CDS encoding methyl-accepting chemotaxis protein gives MKKISPFMVGFAICAVITILNIAVPHLFWRTFFSLVTIVVGLWGFFQIIDDKLKEIKRGLERVLEGDYSVQFYEKGGTLGKLCGNLNHVFFNIRKLFHEMIQVTSEVEESYKFVSEKTNKFYEQQQDLTRAVKEVAVGNEKQVTRIKEANDSLEIFFDYVTKTQERFREMMEEVRNAQKDSKEGIERVNRIVKEFNLIKASVQNAMDKINQLHQHSGEIEQVVQSIKKFAQQTNLLALNASIEAARVGELGKGFGVVANEIRNLAEEAGFSTEEIVQVVQMVQNGIDEIKAQMGELEKQMMEGTEKINETGEIIVSLSKVVEDNYRKFAEMLNATEMLGKTAEETQKNLETIKMLSEETAGTSEKVFKATEVQNKLLSYINDSFARINEKTVALERFVVSKGLERMLKNVCLRVKHAEEKGPLTREVLEQIKSESMVDDLYVTDENGIFILSTQDAIIGVNLLEIDPSAKGLLTGEIEVHSPPIHIRVEDQKLFKFYMIPRLNRKGIIEAALSLESLLKVS, from the coding sequence ATGAAAAAAATATCACCTTTTATGGTTGGTTTTGCTATTTGTGCTGTTATTACGATTCTTAATATCGCGGTACCTCATTTATTTTGGAGAACCTTTTTTTCTTTGGTGACTATTGTCGTAGGACTATGGGGATTTTTTCAAATTATTGACGATAAATTAAAAGAGATAAAAAGAGGGCTAGAGCGTGTTCTTGAAGGAGATTATTCGGTGCAGTTTTATGAAAAAGGAGGGACTCTTGGAAAACTATGTGGTAATTTAAATCATGTATTTTTTAATATCAGGAAGCTGTTTCATGAAATGATTCAGGTTACATCCGAGGTTGAAGAATCATATAAGTTTGTTTCTGAAAAGACAAACAAATTTTATGAACAACAGCAGGATTTGACCCGGGCTGTTAAGGAAGTGGCAGTAGGGAATGAAAAACAGGTTACCCGAATTAAAGAAGCTAATGATTCATTGGAAATTTTCTTTGACTATGTTACAAAAACCCAGGAAAGATTCCGGGAAATGATGGAAGAAGTGAGGAATGCTCAAAAGGATTCTAAAGAAGGAATTGAGAGAGTAAATAGGATTGTTAAAGAATTTAATCTTATTAAGGCCAGTGTACAAAATGCTATGGATAAAATCAACCAATTACATCAGCACTCTGGCGAAATTGAGCAGGTCGTTCAATCTATAAAAAAGTTTGCGCAACAGACCAATTTGCTTGCTCTTAACGCTTCTATTGAAGCAGCAAGGGTTGGAGAATTAGGTAAAGGATTTGGAGTAGTGGCAAATGAAATTCGTAACCTGGCTGAAGAAGCTGGCTTTTCTACTGAAGAGATTGTTCAAGTAGTGCAGATGGTTCAAAATGGAATTGATGAGATTAAGGCGCAAATGGGAGAATTAGAGAAGCAGATGATGGAGGGAACCGAAAAAATAAACGAGACCGGTGAGATTATTGTTTCACTATCTAAAGTGGTTGAGGATAATTACCGGAAATTTGCCGAAATGCTTAATGCTACGGAAATGCTTGGGAAAACAGCAGAAGAAACACAGAAAAATCTTGAGACGATTAAAATGCTATCTGAAGAAACGGCAGGTACCAGTGAAAAAGTTTTTAAAGCTACAGAAGTGCAAAACAAACTATTATCGTACATTAACGATTCTTTTGCCAGGATCAATGAAAAGACAGTAGCTCTTGAAAGATTTGTTGTCTCTAAAGGTTTAGAGCGGATGTTAAAGAATGTTTGTCTTAGGGTAAAACATGCTGAGGAGAAGGGTCCTTTAACACGTGAAGTTCTAGAACAGATTAAATCAGAATCGATGGTTGATGATCTGTACGTTACCGATGAAAATGGAATCTTTATTCTCAGTACGCAGGATGCAATTATTGGGGTAAATTTGTTAGAGATCGATCCTTCTGCTAAGGGGCTTTTAACTGGGGAGATAGAGGTTCATTCACCGCCAATTCATATAAGAGTTGAAGATCAAAAATTATTCAAATTTTATATGATTCCGCGTCTTAATCGGAAAGGGATTATTGAAGCTGCTCTAAGTCTGGAGTCTTTATTAAAAGTATCATAA
- a CDS encoding DUF6385 domain-containing protein, with translation MESNLFLKTYSNAISHKHFFVAYVDLPESAVFIKNVEAKVMEIDNKIGNGFIIISGTIEVSIFYFTEGKKKVYSRKLNFSCILTMETFSHEIELRLIGKAYVIKFVLINKVQLELKICVSIQGWLVKLVSYEELNRCLTSTIICENKFISFTEKNIQVGIEPQYSKSYDISKYTTATFFIYNKGNSSKVFCQMEISPDSQIWVEDSGELTINNNEAGTLVVSTFLQYVRLKVWALSPTIIDLWLQVQG, from the coding sequence ATGGAATCTAATTTATTTCTAAAAACCTATAGCAATGCTATTTCACATAAACATTTTTTTGTTGCTTATGTTGACTTACCGGAGTCAGCAGTGTTTATAAAAAATGTTGAAGCAAAGGTTATGGAAATTGATAATAAAATAGGAAATGGCTTTATTATAATTTCAGGTACAATTGAAGTTTCTATATTTTATTTTACAGAAGGGAAGAAAAAAGTTTACTCACGAAAATTAAATTTTTCTTGTATACTAACAATGGAAACATTTTCTCATGAGATTGAATTAAGATTAATTGGAAAAGCATATGTTATAAAATTTGTATTAATAAATAAGGTTCAGCTTGAGTTAAAAATTTGTGTCAGTATACAAGGGTGGTTGGTAAAGTTGGTAAGTTATGAAGAGTTAAATAGATGTTTAACTTCAACGATTATTTGTGAAAATAAGTTTATATCGTTTACCGAAAAAAATATTCAAGTGGGGATAGAACCACAATATTCTAAGAGTTATGACATATCTAAATACACAACGGCAACTTTTTTTATATATAATAAAGGAAATTCTAGCAAAGTTTTTTGTCAAATGGAGATAAGTCCTGATAGCCAGATTTGGGTTGAGGATAGTGGAGAATTGACTATTAATAATAATGAAGCAGGGACATTAGTTGTAAGTACTTTTTTGCAATATGTTCGTTTAAAAGTTTGGGCACTATCTCCTACTATTATTGACCTCTGGTTGCAAGTTCAAGGTTAA
- a CDS encoding glycosyltransferase, with protein MNKIDKEFKLVGMMRVKNEEKWLQQSILSLAPIADRIVILDDGSTDATPDICLSFPDLVEYHRQDEVTVDEVRDKNRLLNWVLKHEPDWVLALDGDEVLEDIAPTTIVNEIHLLDPLEPQFTVFYFHFLYFWNDPEYYRVEPGIYSNFWQPRLFTLRGQNIKYLRFLPTKHGSNFHCGSIPANLRYYPRRLDVKVKHYGYLEPERRKKKYRWYCQYDPERAAEGYYDHLTSEEGMILARWEERTEASSSSFVKDTIYYQYSRPEIIELIPETVKRVLDVGCGHGHLGRGIKNKIPTARVYGVELDSVAGQVARKLLDEVLVGNIETIKLPYQYEYFDCIILADVLEHLRDPWKVLLKLYRYLAKDGLMIISVPNIRNLRIIDKLLQGEWRYEEAGILDSTHLRFFTIKEIKRMLKKLGYKIIQTFGVQDMTLNPLTLPDSTFNREIGKNFEWGNLDQKTIQELHTVQLILQAKKANQLRVAKERKLTSIIIPVHNNLQMTQLCINSILTHTLEPFELIIIDNGSTDGTVEYLKTLESVIVIRNEQNEGYPKACNQGIVKAQGKYLVFLNNDVIVGDGWLGHLIDHLEDEENVGIVGACSNYVGGSQQVTAYYDDLYQFQIFAREFYWQNEGNYLLTYRLAGLCMLVKREVINKIGGFDERFGLGNFEDDDFCLRAAMAGFKMVVARDVYVHHFGSMTFKKNLREYEKLLAENWLKFKIKWNIDLELDDQKKVNLPVLIGQNNFPERYYIPLDY; from the coding sequence ATGAACAAAATTGATAAAGAATTTAAACTTGTGGGTATGATGCGGGTTAAAAATGAGGAAAAGTGGCTACAACAATCCATTTTGAGTTTAGCTCCTATAGCGGATCGAATTGTGATTTTAGATGATGGGTCTACGGATGCAACTCCTGATATATGTCTTTCTTTTCCCGATTTAGTAGAATACCACCGTCAAGATGAAGTTACTGTTGATGAGGTCAGGGATAAAAATCGTTTATTGAATTGGGTGTTGAAACATGAGCCTGATTGGGTTCTTGCTCTTGATGGTGATGAAGTTTTAGAGGATATAGCTCCTACAACTATAGTTAATGAAATTCATCTTCTTGATCCTTTAGAACCACAGTTTACCGTATTTTATTTCCATTTTTTGTATTTCTGGAATGACCCAGAATATTATCGTGTTGAACCAGGGATATATAGTAACTTCTGGCAACCGCGTTTGTTCACTTTACGAGGTCAAAATATTAAATATCTACGTTTTTTACCAACAAAACATGGTTCAAATTTTCATTGTGGTAGTATTCCTGCCAATTTACGCTATTATCCCCGCAGGCTTGATGTAAAAGTGAAACATTATGGATATTTGGAACCCGAACGGAGAAAAAAGAAATACCGATGGTATTGTCAATATGATCCGGAGCGAGCAGCAGAGGGTTATTATGATCACTTAACCTCTGAAGAGGGAATGATATTAGCCAGGTGGGAAGAACGCACAGAGGCTAGTTCATCCAGTTTCGTGAAAGATACTATTTATTACCAGTACAGTAGGCCTGAAATCATTGAATTAATACCTGAGACGGTAAAAAGAGTTTTGGATGTTGGGTGTGGTCATGGACATTTGGGGCGAGGTATTAAGAATAAAATACCGACGGCCCGGGTTTATGGAGTCGAATTGGATAGTGTGGCAGGTCAGGTAGCACGTAAGTTGCTGGATGAAGTATTGGTAGGGAATATAGAGACAATAAAGTTACCCTATCAGTATGAATATTTTGATTGTATTATTCTTGCTGATGTTCTTGAACATTTACGGGATCCATGGAAGGTCTTGCTTAAATTGTATCGTTATTTAGCTAAAGATGGTCTTATGATTATTAGCGTACCAAATATAAGGAATTTAAGAATTATAGATAAACTTTTGCAGGGTGAATGGCGATACGAAGAAGCTGGAATTTTGGATTCCACTCATTTACGATTTTTTACAATAAAAGAGATAAAAAGGATGCTTAAGAAACTTGGATATAAAATTATACAAACTTTTGGTGTGCAAGATATGACTTTAAACCCCTTGACGTTACCGGATTCAACATTCAATCGAGAAATCGGTAAAAATTTTGAATGGGGAAATTTAGATCAAAAAACCATACAGGAGCTTCATACAGTTCAACTAATTTTGCAAGCTAAAAAGGCGAATCAATTGCGAGTTGCTAAAGAACGAAAATTGACTTCAATTATTATACCCGTTCACAATAATCTTCAGATGACTCAACTATGCATCAATAGTATTTTGACCCATACTTTAGAACCATTTGAACTGATCATTATTGATAATGGTTCAACAGATGGAACAGTTGAATATTTGAAAACGCTAGAAAGTGTAATAGTAATCAGAAATGAGCAAAATGAAGGATATCCTAAAGCATGTAATCAAGGAATTGTAAAAGCACAAGGGAAATATTTAGTATTTCTAAACAACGATGTTATCGTTGGAGATGGCTGGTTAGGACATTTAATTGACCATTTGGAAGATGAAGAAAATGTTGGTATTGTTGGTGCTTGCTCTAATTATGTTGGAGGATCTCAGCAGGTTACGGCTTATTATGATGATCTTTATCAATTTCAGATATTTGCCCGTGAGTTTTATTGGCAGAATGAAGGTAATTATTTATTAACTTATCGCCTGGCAGGTCTTTGTATGCTGGTTAAAAGAGAAGTTATTAATAAAATTGGTGGTTTTGATGAAAGATTTGGTTTGGGGAACTTTGAAGATGATGATTTTTGTTTACGAGCAGCAATGGCTGGTTTTAAAATGGTTGTGGCAAGAGATGTATATGTGCATCACTTTGGAAGTATGACTTTTAAGAAGAATTTACGGGAATATGAAAAATTACTGGCTGAGAATTGGTTAAAATTTAAAATAAAGTGGAATATTGATTTGGAATTGGATGATCAAAAAAAAGTAAATTTACCAGTTCTTATAGGTCAAAATAATTTCCCAGAACGCTATTATATTCCTCTTGACTATTAA